aaaagaaaaaaaaaaaaaaaaaaaaaaatcaatatacacatatatatatatatatatatatatataaatctttTATGTGTTCTCGTTGGACTGAAATATACCTTATatctattatttttattttatttattatttttttgttttatttaatttttattttttgttacTATAAAATGTCACACATTCTGTTTCCTTACTTTACTTTTATATGgcaatatattttcatttatgATATATTCTCCTTGAAATATGCCATATAtccattattttttttttttttttgttatatcaCACATTCTGTTTCCTTACTTTACTTTTATATGgcaatatattttcatttatgGGCATATACAGAATTCATAATCATTTGTAAGGatctatatatatcaatattttcaatataattaattgTATTATCTAAATCTTTTGATGCTTGTAATAAATAAGATTGAATTCCacttatataattaaagttttgtatatatttatttactttttcatttttattattattatttggtaatttaatattatttgttcGTGTAGCAAATCTTTTAATACTAGTttctttatcatttatataaaccaagaaatatataattttatttggatatttctttattaattttttcattacaTGGGTACTTAAATGTACACCTTCTATAATAAGAGATTGTTTGTTTTGAATATTctcatatattatttcatcTATATATGGATATAAAACATCACATtgtattaaataattttcgATACATctttttgttaatattttctgaatttcttctttttcaccatcatcattattattattttcataatcATTCATAAATCCgtttttctttaatttctcattatataattgtattATGTTCATATCATCCTCACTATCATGTAGTTTCCATGATTCATATGTAGAGAAACGAAGAtacttttctttttttattttaaattttcttaATACTTCTCTTATAATGTCTGTTGATATAATACGTCTTATATTCAAAAACATCGCTAGTAAGCAACTTAAGGTGCTTTTTCCACAACCTGAACAACCGcttaataaaataattacgTTTCTTTTCTCATTTAAATCTATAAAGttatttcttttcatcTTATCAACAACAttgtttataatataatcatccttattatctatttcattatcttcattatcatttaCAAAGTGTATATCAAATTTATCCTCCTCATCCCTCTTAGTCacatgaatatatatattatttataaaatgatattttgaatatatatccattatattttcttcctTCTTATACTCTACCAAAGGAATTCTATCcttataatttattacattGTTTATGTATTCTTTCTTTAACTcaatatctttttttattatatcatctacaaaaatgttattttttccatctttattcatttcttacaaaatattgttacacttaattttttttttttttttcaatatttaaATGGCTCATactaatatatacaaataaatatatgtacctatatatatatatatatatatatatatatatatatatatatatatattatttttttgccaagtatgtatattataaagaacagaagcaaaaatatatgttctTGATTATCTACATTAATTATTTCTCaacacatatattattcataccaaaaaaagaaaaaatatatttcatatattgtaaatttaataagtaataaaaaaaaaatcttaacacaaacatatatatatatatatatatatatatatattataaatcacgtttttatataagtatattaaaaaaaaatcttaaaagttttatatggtgataataaaaaaaaaaaaaattaaattataacaCATGTGTGTAATCTTATAATAAAGGcattataattttacatataCAAGAAATaagtatttatttaaatatatatatatatatatatatatatatatgtatgtatgtatgtacGTATATAGTTATGTATAGTAGTAGAGAAGAACCTAAAACTATCCATTCAgtcatataaaaaaatatattttttatgaaaatattaaatttataagttcatatatgaaataaaattattttattgtttcgtttaaatttcatatattttgtcatttttgttatatttcacatttttgttatatttcacatttttgttatatttctcatattttttatttttctcatattttttatttttctcacattttttatttttctcatttctttaattttttttccatatctcattttttttttttttttttttttttttttttttttttttttttttttttttNNNNNNNNNNNNNNNNNNNNNNNNNNNNNNNNNNNNNNNNNNNNNNNNNNNNNNNNNNNNNNNaataaaaagaaaaaaaaaaaaaaaaaaagaaaagaacAAGAGCATgcacataataataataataagaataagaagaagaatatattaaaatataaaaaaaatgaaaaatatgtacaGTTCCTTCTTATGAActgttttatatatataatatatatttaaaaaaaataatatacttGTTTTATAAGATTGAGAAGGTGTTCTCATAAATAtagtaataaataattatgtattgaaaaaaataaaaacaagaataaaataataatatataatgtaatacacaaattttttatacaaaaaaataaaataaaataaaataaaataaaaataaaaggtAGTAGAAggatataattattaattacataaacgaaataaatataaaatttaaaacacataaaatataatattacatatatatatgtatatattataagcGTATGTGCCccataattaaaatttaaaaacaaaaaaaaaaaaaaaaaaaaaagagtGAACTTTTTTCACctcttcattttttattttcaaaCAGATTATGTAAAAATGTAATTGTATACATGTACGCAAACACAAAAGcatgttatatatatatatatatacaacagtatttatatatacatataacagtatatacatataaaaattattacacatatatatatatatatatatatatatatatatatatattatttatttatttatttattatatgcattatataacaaaacCTTATATGTACACACATATACATCACACTTTTGTTCACCTTTCATAATCATATGATGTCTGTTTTGTTGGAGTTGTTCgaatattatcatcaatgtggatatttaattttttacaaaGAAATGATATTATTCTATAATTACTAtgtgtataatataattc
The genomic region above belongs to Plasmodium reichenowi strain SY57 chromosome 13, whole genome shotgun sequence and contains:
- a CDS encoding hypothetical protein (conserved Plasmodium protein, unknown function), producing the protein MNKDGKNNIFVDDIIKKDIELKKEYINNVINYKDRIPLVEYKKEENIMDIYSKYHFINNIYIHVTKRDEEDKFDIHFVNDNEDNEIDNKDDYIINNVVDKMKRNNFIDLNEKRNVIILLSGCSGCGKSTLSCLLAMFLNIRRIISTDIIREVLRKFKIKKEKYLRFSTYESWKLHDSEDDMNIIQLYNEKLKKNGFMNDYENNNNDDGEKEEIQKILTKRCIENYLIQCDVLYPYIDEIIYENIQNKQSLIIEGVHLSTHVMKKLIKKYPNKIIYFLVYINDKETSIKRFATRTNNIKLPNNNNKNEKVNKYIQNFNYISGIQSYLLQASKDLDNTINYIENIDIYRSLQMIMNSVYAHK